ggagactcaggcaggagaattgcttgaacccacaaggtggaggttgcacagtgagctgagattgcaccactgcactccagcctggcaacagagcaaaactccatctccaaaaaagaacagaaatcaatgaagCACCGAGTGACAGGGACTGGAAGGTCCTAATTCCATGGGTATTTACGAAGCCCCTACGCTGTGTGGAGTCTTATTCTAGACAGTGGGGACAAGGCCATGAACAAGGTAGATGAGAGAGGAGACTTCTCCATCCTGGTCAGGGAATTCGTTAAAGGCTGATGAAAACATGAACAAATAATTGTGTCTAGTACATGCTATTCGTGAATCTCATAACAGATGGTGGTAGAGCGACCGTGACCCATTCGCCACACAGTAGAGtcacttttttggtttgttttttagagacagggtcgtcctctgttgctgaggctggagtgcagtggtgcagtcatagctcactgcagcctcaacctcctgtgctcaagcaatcttcccacctcagcttcccaagtagctgggacagcaggcaCACGCCACAGGTGGGGGGACCACAGGCACGGTCAAGGGGTTGGCAGTCAAGCAAGTGTTTCATGAGAAAGTGACAGTTGACCTTCGTCTTGGAGGGTGAGAGATGGAGTCAGCAAAGACCTAAGGAGAGGACAAGCCGGCATAGCCCAGGGTCAGGCTGAACAAGAGGAGACGGTGGGACTTGGGGATAAGGCTGAGGGGTGGGCAGTCCCAAAGTCTTGTGGGCAACCATACAGACACTGATTTTTCCTTGGAATAAAGAGGAAGCCcccataagctttttttttttttttttttttttctgagacaggttctcgctctgtcgTTTAGGCTGGCTTGCGGTGGCatcatctgggctcactgcaacctccgcctcccgggttcaagcaattctcctgcctcagcttcccaagtagctgggattacaggtgcctgccaccacgcctggctaatttttgtacttttagtagagacaagatttcaccatgttggccagactggtcttgaactcctgacctcaggtgatcctcccatctcggcttcccaaagtgctgggattacaggcatgagccactgcgcccagcctcctgtaggtttttaaaatggagaaaaccaCAATCTCACTGGCCATGTTTTAAAAAACTTAGTCTGCCAgtcgggcaccatggctcacacctataatctcagagttttgggaggccaaggtaggaagatcagttgagcccaggagttcgagaccagcttgggcaacacaaccagaccccatctctacaaaaaattaaaaaattagccgggtgtggtggcgtgcacctgctgtctcagctactcgggaagctgaggcgggagcatcgcttgagcacaggaggtcaaggctgcagggagctatgactgtgccactgcactccggcctgggcaacagagggagactctgtctaaaaaacaaacaaaaaaagtgactCTGCTGTGTGGCAAATGGATTGAGGGGCAAGAATGCAGGGAGATGTGTTAGGAGGCTGGCACTGGCATCCAGGCAGGGGAAGGTGATGTCCCAAAGAAGAGTAGCAGCTGTGGAAAGAGGAGGAGGCGGATCTGGGAGGTTTTTTTTAGGAAAAGCCGCCCATGGGAAGGTGAGCAGAAGCAAGAAAGCAAGGCCCCTCCTAAGAGTCCAGCTAAGCTCTGGGTTTAAACCACTTGGAGAGGAGCAGGTTGCCGGGAGCCAGTCTCAGAGGTCCACTGGGCCCCTGCCATCCTCAACACCCCCTTCTGCTTTCACAGACGGGACAACTTGCAGAGCTGCAACCCCAGGACAGAGCTGGAGCCAGGGCCGGCTGGACGGTGAGCGCAACAGTGATGCCCTTCCCAGCCCCCTGCTCCCTCCCCATGCCCAGGCCGGTTCCCTGCTCacactcccttccttcccacagcCCATGCTCCAGAGGCGAAGGAGGCGAGACACCCACTTCCCCATCTGCATTTTCTGCTGCGGCTGCTGTCATCGATCAAAGTGTGGGATGTGCTGCAAGACGTAGAAccttcctgccctgcccctgTCCCCTCCCTTCCTTATTTATTCCTGCTGCCCCAGAACACAGGTCTTGGAATAAAATGGCTGGTTCTTTTGTTTTCCAAACCAAAGTGTCTGTTGTCCTTTCTCTCTGCCGACGGCCTGTGCTAAGAGCTTGTCCTGACCCTGCCTTGCAAGCGCCAGTGCTTGGTGGATCATGTGGGGCTGGTGTGTCCTGGAGGTTGCCAGGAAAGTTGGTGAAGAAAATTTGTTTCTGTTCTCCCCCTTCATGTTGCAATAACAGGGGATGAAAGTTAATGTTTCCCCTCCTTGAGATCTTCCTAAAACAGCCGTAGAAATCAGTGCCTATaaggcaagcttgtccaacccgcgggccacatgcagccctgCATGGCTTtgaatgcacccaacacaaatttgtaaagtgTCTTAagacattatgagatttttctgcaattttttttttattttttgctcatcagctgtcattagtgttagtgtgttttatgtgtggcccaagacaattcttcttccagtgtggcccagggaagccaaaacatTGGACACTGCTATAAAGGTTCTCAAAGTAAGATCCAGGGACTCCTTTTGTAGGGCTCCTGAAGGTGGAAActactgacttttctttttctttttctttttcttttttttttttttgaggcagagtctctctctgtcacccaggctggagtgtagtggcatgatcttggctcactgcaacctccacctcctgggttcaagcgattcccctgcctcagcctcctgaatagctggaactacaggcacatgccaccacgcctggctaatttttgtatttttagtagaggtggggtttcgccaagttgtccaggctggtctcgaactcctgacctcaagtgatccacccatctcggtctcccaaagtgctgagattacaggtgtgagccaccacgcccagcctacaaagatgtttatttgcctttttcacccTGGTTCTCTCATGAGTATACAACGGAGTTTCCAGGAGGCTCCATGACACCTGATGGCATCATCACCAGATGCTAATGGATTGTGTGCTGGTGTATTTCACGCTTTTAAATGTCCCAGTTTCTAGCCCGGTGCGGTTGCAcggtccctgctacttgggaggctgaggcgggaggatcatttaagaCTGGGAGTTCCAGAAGAAGACctggtgtcaaaaaaaaaaaaaaaaagtggggcaaTGAAAATGAGAGCAATACAGCTTTCAAGaatgggaggggccaggggtggtgattcatgcctacagcactttgggtggctgaggcaggcagatcacttgaggtcaggagttcaagaccagcctggccaacatggtgaaacaccgtctctacaaaaattagccaggcatggtggcatgtgcctgtaatcccagctagtcaggaggctgagtcagcagaatcacttgaaccctgaaggtggaggttacagtgagccaagatagcactgctgcactccagcctgggcgacaggtgagaccttgtctccaaaaaaaaaaaaaaaagaagaatgggcAGGAACTCAGTTCCTTGTGGAGGTGAACTATATTCCTATATGTTTCACGTGCAAAGTGTGCCCTTCCTGAGATAATACAACTTAAGATGCTCCTATGTAACAATCACCCATACCTCGCTCATCCGCTACACCTGGATGGCCTCTGAAGGCCATGGCCCTCACACCTTTTGGTCTTAGGACCCCtttacattctgagaaattactGAGGACTCCAAAAAGCTCTTGTTAAAGTGGGCTATATCTCTAGTTGCCTGATGTATTAGAAACTGaaactgggaaaatatttttactgtttatttatttatttttgagacaaggtctcactctgtcgcccatgctggagtgcagtggcgtgatctcggctcactgcaaactccacctcccggtttcaagcggttctcctgcctcggcctcctgagtagctgggactacaggcacccaccaccatgcctggctaattttcgtatttttagtagagacagggtttcactgtgttggccaagctggtcttaaacgcctaaactcaagtgatccacctgcctcagccactcaaaatgctgtgattacaggtgtaagccaccacacctggcctgcccacATTTGATAGAAACAGAGATAGGAGCTGTTATTTCACTTCCTTCTTAGCTCCTAGGAAGCAACAGCTCTCACTTGATGATAAAGGGCATTGATCATTCGGCCTCAATGTTGGGTGTGGACAGGGAGTGAGAAGGCCCAGGCTTGGCAGGAGAGGGCTCCAAGACATAGCTGCCACACCCAAGGCAGGTAAACCTGACTAGAGCTTCTGATTTTGTCAAGAGAAGGTGGGAAttcctatttttatttgagatttcTTGCTTTTACAGTATTGGCAACTGAGCAAAGGAATTTGTCTTTTTACATCAACATTCTGTGAGCCAAACTAAGCCCAGCTGGGAGCCAGATCAGTCTGGGGCACCATCAATGTCTGCCTTTGCTTTGGAATTCACGGAGGCTTGTCCTCTGGGAGGGGAGGTTTCCTGAATGAAGACTGAAGGGGTAGGGAGAGGGGAGTTGTGGTGAGTTGGCCTCTTATTAGCTGTAACATCTTGCATGCATCTTCTTTGTATCCAGAGCTCCACCTActcatctgtattttttattttatttttttagtctgGGTCTTGCTCCacagcccaggctgaagtgcagtggtgtgatcatggctcactgcagccttggcctcccgggctcatgcgatcctcccacctctgcctcctgagtagctgggaccacaggtgcctatcaccatgccccactaaagttttgtattttgtgtagagacgtgGATCtggctgttgcccaggcaggtctcgaactcatggcctcaaatgatagtcccacttcagcctcccaaaatgctgggactacaggtgtgagccaccatgcctggcctctccttacctttaaaagaacagaagcactgggcgcggtggctcacgcctgtaatcccagcactttgggaggccaaggcgggtggatcacctgaggtcaggagtttaagaccagcctggccaacatggtgaaaccccgtctctactgaaaatacaaaaattagccaggcgtgttggcacacacctataatctcagctactcgggaggctgaggcaggagaatcgcttgaacccaggaagcagaggttgcagtgagccaagatcatgccactgcaccccagcctgggtgacagaacaagactccatctcaaaaaaaaaaaaaaagaaaagaaagaaagaaagaacagaagtgTCTGTACAGGACTTAGCTTATCTGGCTCTAGAGCTGCTCAACCAAGGGGATGAGTGTGAAATTGCTTTGGAAACTGTCCAATGCTTCCTCAATGTAAAGGATTCACATTGACAGGGGAGGGTAGAGGCCTCCGTCCTGGCAGGTGGGAAACCTGAAATCAGGAATTACACTTAATGACATGGGGTGCTCTTCTCTCCTGAGCAAGCAGTTCTCTGGGGTGGTCCTAGAGAGATGGGAGAACATGTAAAGCAGAGATACTCAAACTTCAGCGTGTTCAAAATCTCCTGGAGGGCCTGCAAAAATGCagatggggccgggcacagtggctcaagcctgtaatcccagcactttaggaagctgaggctagaggatcacttgaggccaggagttcgagaccagcctggccaacatgatgaaagcccgtctctactaaaaatacaaaaattagctgggtgtggtggtgcacacatgtagtcccagctacttgggaggctgaggcacgagaattgcttgaacctgggaggcagaggctgcggtgagctgagaccttgccactgcactctagcctgggtgacagaatgagactccatctcaaaaaaaattaaataaataaataaataaaaataaaatgcagatgaggctgggcgtggtggagcatgcctataatcccagtagtttatgaggctgagatgggaggatcacttgaggccaggaattcaaggctgcagtgacctatgatggcaccactgcactccagcctgggtgacacagtgagactctgtctgtaaaacaaatgaacaaacaaaatgcaGATAGCTGGGCCGCCAGAATTTCTGATTCCACAGGTGCAAGGTGGGGCCCTTGAACTTGCATTTCGAGCAAGTCCTGCAGAGGACTGGTTGTGAAGCTGCCACCACTGTCTGAGGTCAGCAAGGGCTCTTGGATGGATCAAGCCTCAGCCCCCATCTATGAGAGCTTTGAGCTTTAAGTGAGAGCTCCCCATGGCCGAGAGCTTCATTCTGAATTCCTGCTGCTAGGAATTCAAAACTcacattgaagtcctaacccctagtagctcagaatgtgaccttagtTGGAGGCCGGGTCTtcacagaggtaatcaagttaaaacgAGATGGGAGAAtcctaatccaatataactggtttccttataaaaacaggaaatctgacagggtgtggtggctcacacctgtaatcccagcactttgggaggccaacacaggaggactgcttgagctcaggaattcaagaccagcctgggcaatatagtgagaccctgtctctagcgAAAAAAAAgtgccagtagtcccagttattattgagaggctgaagcaaaagaatcgcttgaatctggagggtggaggtggcagtaagctatgattgcaccactgcactccagcctaaatgacaaagcaagactatgtctcaaacataaataaataaataaataaataaataaataaatggcaaatcTGGGCAGGGGTGAATACAGGGGAAGAGCACGTGAAGATGAAGATGCCATACAGAGAGAAGCCCGGAACAGATCCTCACacccctcagaaggaaccaacactgccagcaccttgatcttgttGATCTTGGAATTCAAGCTCAATTCTGgcaggggttttttttgtttttttttttttttttgagtgggagtcttgctctgttgcccagcctggagtgcagtggcgcaatctccgctcactgcaagccccgcctcccgggttcacgccattctcctgcctcagcctcctgagtagctgggactacaggcgcctgctaccacgcccagctaattttttgtatttttagtagagacagggtttcaccgtgttagccagggtggtctcgatctcctgacctcgtgatctgcctgcctcggcctcccaaagcactgggattacaggtgtgagccaccgtgcatggcctcAATTCTGGtttttaaaccacccagtttgtgaAACTTTGTTGTAACAGCCCTGGAAAACTGATACACCTGCTTTCTCATAAGAGATCAGCTGATGCGGCAGCACCGGCCACTGGATCTGCAGGTCGGTTGTCCCCTTAGACAGGGCACCTGTCCGCCAGTCACAGGTCCTCTCACCCAGCCCCTTCCTCTCATGGGCTCCAGCCGCCTCACTCCCACAGGTTTCCTGGAGACCCGAGTTGCTGATGTCAGCGACTATTGCGAGTGCTCCTGTGGGACACTGTCCTCTCCCCAGCAACAGCCTTCAGTTCACACCCAGGAAGGAGATGGAGCCCCGCACTGCACCAGCACACGACTCCAGCTCCAACAAGGTGGGTGTTGATGCTGAAGGCTGTGACATGCAAATACCCCCAGGATCTCCTTGTCGCCCCGACCACCACCAATGCCCAGGCACCAGGCCCCTCTCTTCTCCAGGACCCAGGCGTTCAAGCCCCACCCAACTCTCAATGGTCCTTTGTCCCAGACTGGGAAAGGCACGGGCAGAGTCTGACATCATgaagcctggggtgggggtgggactccccctccccctccaactcctccccagccccacaaCGCTTCTCTCCCTGGTCTGAGGGATTTCCCCGCCCCTCACCCCCTGGGTTCTCCGTTGAGAGCgaggacccccccccccccccactgcTCTGGCCTGAAGGAGGACAGGAGATGTCCCAGTGCGGCTGAACAGCTCATGCTGAAATCACTGCTGCATTTTGTCACGCCACCTCCAGCTGCCCCAAGCCCCCACCCACCTTGCAAAAGTCGTGACCAAGGGGTGGAATCTGCACTCAGAGGGTCCTTGCCCAACTCGGTCAGCACAGTCCTCTGTGCACCAAGCACTGCCCCAGGGGACAGAAGGGTGCTCATGACAGACAGAGAGGCAGATAGGTTTCTGGTGAGCCCCTGCCTCTGAGAGCTCCTGGGTtagtgggaggcagaggcgggcagaccTAGGGTGCACACGGGCCAGCCTGCCAAAGCTACAGAAGGAAAGGACAGCATTGCAATGGAGGGGCCTGGCTGATGGGGGAAGATGGGAAGGCTTCCCAGGGAAGCGGCACCCGGGCTGCTGAGCCTACAGGATGGGTGAACGGCAGCCAGTGCCAGAGTGGGGAGTGCTATGGGGTGGGGACTGCTTTCCAGGAAGAATGAGCAGCAGGTGCACAGGCCTTGAGTCTGAAGGTGCCCCGGGGCTCTGGGGAACACATTCAACCACCCACGCTGTTTATTAAGCTCAACTGCCTGCCAGGAGCTTGTCTACGAGCAAGGATGGATTGAGAATATCCAAGACGAAGCTTCTGGCCTGGTGGAAGTCACGTTCTCATGAAAGGAGTTGGTGAACACGGAAGGTCATTTCAGATGGCAAGAGGTGACATTGACGTTGAGGGTGGAAAGGACCTGTCTCCTTCTGCTGCCCACCTAATGTTGCCACCAAGATTCCCTGAGGACAATGCCTCTGTCCCTCAGCCCGGGACTTCCAAAGAGATTAGACTGCCCCCCGACCCCCGGGACCCAGAATCAGGGTGTACAGGGATGGAGGATGGGGAGACAGCAAGGCAGCCACTCCCGACCCCTCCAGGAAGGAGCTAGGAGAACCCAGGCGTCAGGCTGCCCAGTCCGAGCCCCGTGGTGACAAGGGCCCCTTTGTGCCCCCCTCCCCCGGGGGTAGGGAGGAGCTGGGCCCTGGAGGCAGGCGGCCCCTGGCAcccagggggaggggaggggctggcaAGTGGGGGCCTagaccctgggaggcaggggaCTGTGAGCTGGGCTGGTGGAGCAGAGGTGCAGAAGCAACTGAGTCCAAGTGAGTACGGTGGCAGGGAGGCCAGGGCACGGGAAGCAGGGCACCGGGGCAGTGGCACCCAGACGTGAGCAGGGTCAGGTGCTCTGGGTGAGGGAGCGTCGCTGTGCACCACCACTGATTTAGGGTGCAGGAGAGTGTGGCTTGGGGCTGCTTTGGGGATGGGCTCGGACCATCGTTGGGGCAGCGATGGGGCTCTGGGAAGaaaccacagaaagaaaaaacaaagggcCCCCCTCAGCACCCCTTGTGGGTGAAGGTTTTGCAGGAGAGGTTTCCTTGGGGTTCCCGAGTGCGAGGCAGATGGGGTGGAGGAGGTCTGTGTCTGGGCAAAGAATGGAAGGATGTCCAGGTGATCAGACACCTGCAGGCTGCAATCTGGCAGGTGGATGGGGGCAGTGGGCTGTGAGTGACCACATTCTAGCACCTGGGCACataacaggtgtgtgtgtgtgtgtgtgtgtgtgtgcatgcacacacgtgGCTGCCCATGCACCTTCCTCTGTAAGCCTCAGTCGACTTTTCTTCATTAATCCTCACTaaggaaactttttattttattttattttttttttttttaagagacgggactctcgctatattgcccaggctggtctcaaacttctgggcacAAGAGAGTTTCCcaacttggccttccaaagtgctgggtttacaggcatgagccactgcgcccggccccaactTTTTAGATGCATTTGTCCTCATCCCATCCTTCCCCTGGCATTTTAATCCAACAGATCTGCTGTACATGTTTATGGACTGTGGCCACACACATTGTAATAGCTGAGGTTGACTTGGCCCCTATCCCGCGAACTTGTTTTCCCCGCTATTAAGAGTGCATGGTCTACCTGCTTGTTTCATGTCTGCCCGGGCACGTGCTCATCCTCATCTGCGTCTCTCTCCTGTACCTTCCTGTCACAGGTGCAAAGGCAGCGTCAGCCAGGTGTCCATCGGTGCGTGTCTGAGTGGACCCGTCTATAGCCAtcctcagtgtgtgtgtgcagttcCTTGCATCTTTGTCAGCCTGGCATGCATgctaggctgtgtgtgtgtgtgtgtgtgtgtgtgtgtgtgtgtgtatgtgctgaATGCTAGGGCTGTGTCTGTCCAGGTGTGTGTGGACAGCAGCAGAGGCATTGCATGCATGTCTTGGGAACTATGTGAGTGCCAGCCCATTCCTGTGGGCCCAGGGGTCCCCGTGCCTGTCTGTGTGTTCAGGGTCCTGTCTGGGTGTCTGTATGAGTCTCTGCTGTGTGTGCCTGCCCCTTCTGGCTAGGGCTACATCTGTCACATTTCATCCCCGCGATTGgatgtgtctgtgcatgtgtctctGTCCGTGGGAAGAGGGCGGTgaaggctgggaaaagcaattgCTTGGAAACCCTGGCTCCAACCCCAACGCAACCCACGGAGCAGCAGGGTGCCAGGGGCTCGCTAGCCCCCACCCTGGGCTTTCCTGGCCCTGCTCAAAGCCCAGCCAGGAGTGCCTGACCCCTTTCTTACTCCCCACCTACCCTGAAAGCCCCCCACAGGCTAAAACACCCTCTCCCCGAGGGAACAGGACTCTTTTGTACCGGGGaccagcttctggtgagggtgcGGACACCAGGGGCCGTCTGTGGGGTGGGAGAGGGCGGCAGGAATTCACGCGGCATGTCGGGAATGCTGATACTGTGAAACCCAGTCATTGATGGCTCTGGGTCCCTGCCCGCCACCCCCAGGCCCCGGCCGTGGGACATCTGCTCCCTCACTCCACTCGCCACACCCCTCAGTCTCACCCCCGTACCCCGATGCGGTcgttcccccttccctccccacagtTCTCCGACACCCCAGCTTGGAGGGAGTTGTTGCGAGAGTGGCTTCGAGGCTGTGTGGGAGGGTCCCAGGCACAATGGGAGGCCACATGGGCAGCCTAACAACAGGTCACAACCCATGCAGGAGATACTGAAGCGGGGGTGGGTTGGGCGCCCCGATCCCTCCCCCTTGCACCTGAGTGACTCTTGTTGCAGGTTGTCTGGCAGCTTCAGGTGGACCCAGAAGACGTCCCCAACTCAGGGAGATTCAGGTGAGGGGCAGGGTACCAACTTACTTCCCTTGCTTCAGCTTTGCGATGCCGTCCCTGCCTTGGCTCTCTGGTTCTTACTTTCTGGAGATCTCCAGGAGCATCATGGTGACAAAGATAATGATCAGCATATAATCACTGCATAGAAACAGGACATGCGGCTAAGACTGCAGAccaactgtgtggccttgggcaagtcacttaacctctctggacctcagctataaaatgaggataatgcaTCTTCCTCAAAGAGATCCAATGAGTTAAGACAGCAGAATAAGCAGTGAGGGCTGGCGCATGGCCAATGCCATAGAAGGGTTTATAATTATAAGTAATAGCAgcaggccgggtgaggtggctcatgcctgtaatcccaacactttgggaggctgaggcaggaggatcgctcgagccaaggagttcaagaccagcctgggcaacatagaacatggcaagactcccatctttaaaaaaataataataataaccaaataaataaactaaaataaaattagccaggcatggtggtgtgtacctgaggtcccagctactctggaggatcgcttaagcctggcagattgaagctgcagtgagtgagccataattgcaccattgcattccagcctgggcaacagagctgagaccccatctcaaaaagtaaaaagttaaaaaatatcagcagaccaggcatggtgatttacacctgtaatcctttgggaagccaaggcaggaatattgctggaggccaggagttcaagaccagcctgagcaacatagtgagatcccacctcCCCAACCATTtccacaaaaaagaagaaaaattaactgggtgtggtggagcataccagaagctgagacaggaggataacacgagctcaggattttgaggctatagtgagctgttattgtgccactgcattccagcccgggcgatgaaacaagaccctgtctcagaaaaataagtaaataaatgcataaataaataataatagcagcagcAGCTAACACATGAATGGGCCCCTTCCTGAAGCCCAGATGGAACACCCCCTTTCACTTCCCCCAGCCTTTaaccctctcctctccctttccaGCGATCACTCACTCGCTGTACAGAATGATATTCCTCACGGCACTGCCTCTGTTCTGGATTATGATTTCAGGTAACGGCTGACAGGTGCTGGGGACCTAAGGGCCTTGGCCCCTGAGCAGGTTGGAGGTGGGTCCCTGCAGCCCCGGGCATGTGGTCGGGGATGGGAGCCGGAGGGGGTGATCGTGTAGGACGTGTCCCTGAGCCTCAGCTCTCCTGCTTGCCCGCAGCCTCCCGAGGGGGTCACTGGGGTGCCTGGATGCCCTCGTCCATCTCAGCCTTCGAAGGCACGTGCGTCTCCATCCCCTGCCGCTTTGACTTCCCGGATGAGCTGCGGCCCGCCGTGGTGCATGGTGTCTGGTACTTCAATAGTCCCTACCCCAAGAACTACCCCCCGGTGGTCTTCAAGTCGCGCACCCAAGTAGTCCACGAGAGCTTCCAGGGCCGCAGCCGCCTCCTGGGGGACCTGGGCCTTCGAAACTGCACCCTCCTGCTCAGCAACGTCAGCCCCGAGCTGGGCGGGAAGTACTACTTCCGTGGGGACCTGGGCGGCTACAACCAGTACACCTTCTCAGAGCACAGCGTCCTGGATATCATCAGTGAGTCCCCAGCGGTTGTGCAGGCACCCGGAGCTGGGGCAGCGGGGCGGGAAGGAGTGTGGCCGGAAGGCCTCCCCGCACCTTCCCCAGCAGGCCTGGATGGCAGATCTGGGAGGTGCTGATTTGGCTGGGGGTGCAAACTTCAAGGCCCACGCAGACCATGCAGATGACAGACATGAACAAAGCAGGGCCCCAAAATAGTCTTGCTGCCCTCAGGGGGAAACAGGTGCTGCTATTCTTTTGGAAACACCTGGAGAAAGGCA
This portion of the Pongo abelii isolate AG06213 chromosome 20, NHGRI_mPonAbe1-v2.0_pri, whole genome shotgun sequence genome encodes:
- the HAMP gene encoding hepcidin precursor (The RefSeq protein has 1 substitution compared to this genomic sequence), encoding MALSSQIWAACLLLLLLLASLTSGSVFPQQTGQLAELQPQDRAGARAGWTPMLQRRRRRDTHFPIYIFCCGCCHRSKCGMCCKT